GACTCGAAGTTCACCTACGACGGCTCGGTGTCGCTGTCCACCGACGTCGCCGATGGGCTCGAGGTGCGCCTGGACGTCTGGGCCGCCGATCCGAAGCGCACTCAGGAGTGGGCACCCGACAACGACAAGACCTTCGGTTTCGCGGTCAACGTGGTCGATCACCGCGTCGATGAGAAGGCGGTGCTCACGCAGAAGCGACGTGTGTACATGTCGATGATCAGCATCACCTCGCAGGTGTCGCAGTCCACGATCGGTCAGCAGCAGATGATGTCGCCGTTCCAGTTCTCGGCCGACCCTCGCACCCTGGTGCCGTCCGACACGATGCGCTCCGACCGCGGCCTCCTGCTGAACACCTTCCAGGGCGGCCTGCTCGTGCCGACGACGACGATCCACCAGCTGCCGGCCGACACCTACGGGATCACCCTCCAGTTCGCCTTGCAGGTGTGGGTGGAGGGCACCGCCAACACGGATACGAGCTTCCAGCAGCAGACCGTCTATCAGGTTCTTCCGATCGCCATCTTCTCCCCGACCACCCCCACTCAATAGGCTGTTGTCCACACCGACACGAGGTACACCGTGAGCACGCCCTTCGACACCGGCCGGCAGGCCGCCGAACCGCAGTTCCGTGCGGCACCCTTCGGGGCACCGCCGGCACCGCCGGCGCAGCCGTACGGGTTCCCCGTGCCGCAGGAGTCCTTCCACGCCGCGGATCTCACGATCCCCGAGTTCGACGATTTCTCGTCGGTGCTCGAGCACACCAGCGTGCACCGCTCGACCATCGGGTGCGTCGTGCCGGCGTACAACGAGGAGGAGTCGATCGCCGACGTGCTGCGCTCGCTGCTCGGGCAGAGCCGTGTGCCCGACGTGATCCACGTCGTCGTCAACAACACGTCCGACGCGACGGTCAAGATCGCGTCGGAGTTCAGCGGTCCGCACGAGATCACCACAGAGCTGGGCGAGCAGTTCACCGAGGTGTTCGTCCACGACATCGGCAAGAACCCCGACAAGAAGGTCGGAGCGCTCAACTACGGCTACGCACTGGTCGAGGGGTACGACTACCTTCTCGGTGTGGACGGTGACACGATCGCCGACCGCCGGGCCGTCGAGTTCCTCGAGGGCGAAGCCGTCGGCGACTCCCGCATCGGCGGGATCTCTGCGATCTACTCGATCGATGACCGCCCGATCAAGGGCGTCATCGCGAAGTTCCTCATCGCCGGCCAGCGCACGCAGTTCGCGGCCTTCAACCTGCAGAACCTGTTGCGCGGGCGCAACATGGCGGTGCTGGGCGGGCAGTTCTCGATCTTCTCGACGACGGCGCTGCGCGATGTCATGAAGGCGAACCACCAGAACTCGCCCTGGGTGAAGGACAGCGAGGTCGAGGACTCGCTGCTGTCGCTGCAGATCAAGAGTGCCGGCTACCTCACCAAGATCAGCCCCTTCGCCCGCGCCGACGTGGGCGGCATGACCACGCTCAAGGGCTACGACGCCCAGCAGGTGAAGTGGACCTACGGCGCGATCGAGCTGATGTGGCCGGGCCAGCGCGGTGACACGAAGGGGCAGCCGTTCCACCCGAACCTGCGCCTGCGGTGGTTCGAGAACTTCTCGATGCTCACCAACCTCTTCGTGCGCGTCGCCTTCCTCACCCTGCTGATCGCCTCGCTCTCGATCGACGCGTTCGTCTTCTCACCGTGGTGGCTCATCCCGCCGGTGGTCGCGACGATGCTGAACCTGCGGGTCGCACGGGCGATGGAGACCTGCAACAGTCGCGATCTTCTCTTCGCCGGCCTGATGTTCCCCGCGGAGATCTTCATGTGGGTGCGCATCAGCCACTTCCTGCGGTCGTGGACGCGGTTCCTGTCGCGCAAGAAGGTCGACAACTGGGCGATGCAGGCCAAGGCCGAACGCGGCGGCGGCAGCATCGGCCACTGGGTGCCGTTCATCATGCTCGCCATCGTCGCGATCGCGGTCGCGGTGATCTGGAACATGCTCGACCCGGTGGTGCAGTCGGCGTTCCTCTGGGTGGGCTGGCCCATCGTCGGGGTGGTCACGGTCATCCAGACCGTGCTCATGTCGTTCCGGCTGTTCCGTCGTCACCAGGGCTTCAAGGTCTGACGCCCCGCGACGAAGACCCGCGGTGCCCGTCGGCGATGCTCAGGCGGCGTGCTCTGCCGTCAGCCGGTAGCCCACGCCGCGCACGGTCTCGATGTAGCGCGGGTTGGCGGGGTTGTCGCCGAGCTTTCGGCGGAGGTTGGTCATGTGCGCCTCGATCGCGCGCTTGTCGGCCTCGCCCACGAAGTAGCTCGTCACGTACGACTCTCCGCGAAGGACGAGGGTCAGGTCGGCCTTGCTGCGCACCCGCCGCTTGGACTCCATGAGGGTTGCCAGCAGATCGAACTCGGTGCGGGTGAGCACCAGCTCCTGACCGGCGATCGCGGCGACGCGCTGCTCCGGGTTCACGGCGAGATCGCGGTGCGCGACCCAGCCGGGCCCGGTGTAGGCGACCACCTCACCGGCGCCCCCCGTCGCGGCGAGGGCGCTCCCGGGCGACTGGGGCCCGACGCTCGAGGGCACGACGATCGGCTGCGCCGGCGCGGCGGGTGCGGCGGGCACCGCCGCGGACGCAACGGGTGCGGCGGATGCCGGGGCCGGCTGCTCCTGCGGCCGCGCACGCGCTGCAGAGGGCTGCACGCCGTCGAAGCCGTAGGGCGGGTCGGCCGGCGCGGCGGGAGGCCAGCCGGCGGGCTGGGCCTCGACCGGTGTCGGCCAGCCGGGGGCCTGCGGCGGATACCCGTAGCCTGCGGCGGGAGCCTGCGGCATCCCGTAGTCGGGCATGCGCTGCGCGCCCGGGCGCGCTCCCGGGAAGGACGGTCCGCCGACTTCCTGGCGGGGCGCGGACGCCTGCGGCGTGTTGCCCGCCGTGGCGCGCGGGCGGCGCAAGAGCGAGTCGATGCGGGCGCGCAGCTCGCGCGGACGGAACGGCTTCACGATGTAGTCGTCCGCGCCGGAGCCGAGCCCGACGACGACGTCGGCCTCTTCTTCCAGGCCGGTGATCATGATGATGAACGTGTCGCTCTGCGCGCGGATGCGCCGCGCCGCCTCGAATCCGTCGATGCCGGGCATGTTCACGTCGAGCGTGGTCACGAGAGGCTGGTAGGAGAGCACCGCCCGCACGCCGTCGATGCCGTTGCCGACCGACACCGTCGAGAAGCCCGCAGCTTCGAGCACCTCCACGATGAGGTGACGGATGTCGGGATCATCCTCGATGATCACGGCGGTTTTCATCGGTAGCGAAGGATCGGTCATGGTCCCGGGGGCTCTCCAGTAGGGGGGGTGTGGAGCACGGTGCTGAGCCACAGTCTAGCCACGCGCCGCCGCGGTCGGATCGAGGCGGCGTCAGCGCACGCCGCCGGTGAGTTCCGCGGCCGCGGCGGGCCACCACAACCCGGCCGCCGGTCCGCCGTTGCAGACGCCGTCGCTCTCGCCCGGAGGCTTGATCCAGAGGTTGGTGTCCACGACGTCGTCGCCGAAGGTCCCGGTGGCATCGCCGACGCGCTGCCCGGACGGGTTGCACCAGGTCCCACCGGCGGTCGCGACGCCGTTGCGGGAGGTGTCGATGATGGCGTGGGCGCCGCCCAGGCGGTCCGACAGCGCGTGCGCGTAGGCGAACTCGTCGTACGTCGACTGGTAGTTGGAGACGTTGGTGGCCACACCGCGCACCCGGTCGATGATGCCCATCTGACGAATGAGCTGGGTCATCTCGTCGGGGCTGTGCCAGGCGCTGTGTCCCCCGTCGATGTAGATCCACGTCGCCGTCGACGAAAGGGCGTCGACCGCGCCCGAGAGGAAGCCGGCACGCGTCGCGACATCCCCGCACTCGCTGGTCAGGGCGATGCTGTCGGGCTCGAGGATGATGATCTTCTGCTGGTCGGGCGCCGTCTTCAGCGCGTTTCCGATCTCGGCGACCCAGCGGGGGTAGTCGGCGGGCGACAGGCCGCCGGCGGAGTGATTGCCGCAATCGCGGTCGGGCAGACCGTAGACGACCATCGCCGTGGCACGCTTCTGATCGCGGGCCTGGGCGATGAGGTCCAGAACCGTTCCGCCGACGGTGCCGATGGGATCCCGCTCAGGGGTCAGCCAGTAGGCGGTGGGCTGCGCGGCGAGGTAGGTCGTGCCGGTGGTGGCATCGGCATCCATCGGCAGGTTCTCGAGCGCGATCCGTGCCTTCGACTGCTGCGGCGCGATGACGGTCGTTCCGACGGCGGGCGGCTGGGCGAGCATGGCATGCACCCCCTGGGTGACGGCGATCCCCACCGCGGCGATCGCGCCCACCACGATCACGGCGGCGAGGACGATGACGGCGATGACGATTCCGCGTCTCGGCACGCGCCGAGGGGACAGGATGCGCCGGCGGGGGGAGGAGGACACGTCTGAACTGTACCGGTGCGGGGCGCGCGGGCGGCCGTTCAGAGGTCGTTGCGGTCGCGACGACGGCGAACGGCGAGGGCGACGAGCACGACCGCGCCGGCGAGGACGAGCGCTCCACCGCCCACCCAGACGCCGACGAGCTGACCGCTGTCGCCGCCCGTGCGCGGAAGGCCGTCGGCGCCGGTGATCGACGCGCTGGCCGTACCGCCGGCCGAGCTGCGCGAGATCGCCGCGATGTTGTAGACGCCGCTCGCGGTCGCGGGCAGCACGATGCGGACCTCGCCGAGGGCGCCGTTCGCGTCGGAGGTGCGTGTGGTGCTTCCCGTGCTGATGGCGAGGTGCACCATGGCGAACGACGTGTTCGCGCCGTCTTGCCCGGTGACGGTGATGGTGACCGGCTCGTCGGCGCCGAACGTGCGCTCTGCGCAGGAGAACGACAGGGTGCCGCCGGCGGTGATGCTGGCCGGAGAGGTCGTGCACGAGTCGACCGGCGGGTAGATCGTGGAGGCGTGGGCCGCGTTCGGGGCGAGCGCGAGAACGACGCCCACCAGGGCGGCCCCCGCGGCGCGCGCCAGACGGTCGACGGTACGGCGGCGCGAGCGGGTCATGGAGCTTCTTCCTGCGGTGTGCACCAGACCGGGGACGAACCGGCCGAGCGTGCGATGCAGGGAGTCTACCCCGCGCCGCAGGTCGCCACGACGACGGGAGCGCGCGCGGCATCCGCCGTCGGCGTGACGACGGCCTGGGCGTCGCCGGCGGCGGTGTTCGCCCGGACGGTGACCGTCACGCCCGTCGATGCTCCCGGGGTGAGGTCGATGCCGAAGGTGAGCACCCGGCGTCCCTCGTGCACGCCGCCCGAGAAGCCGGCGCCGTTCGTGGCCGTCGCCGAGACGAGCTCGAAGCCTTGCGGCAGGTAGATGTTGCCGACGACCTCGGCGGCGCCCGGCGCCGTGCCGTAGACGCCGCCGCCGGTGATGTACTCCGGCAGTGCCGTCGCGGCGTCGGCGGGCGCGCGGCTGGTCAGGGTGAGCTGCAGGGTGAGCTGGCGGGGCGCGCTCTGCCCGCCCGGCCGGCACGATCCCCAGGCGAGAGACACGTCGGGGTCGATGTAGTAGCTCATCTTCGACCCGGTGCCGTCGTTGAGGAAGACGCCGAACCGTGCCGTGTGCGCGTCGGTGACCGGAAGCTGACCGGACACGACGGTGCCGTCGATGATCGCCTGCTCGTCGGCGTGCGCGCTCCACGCGAGCAGGCGATGCTCTTCGCCGGCCCGGGTGAGGGCGGAGATGAGGCCGGATGCCGAGCCCCGCCCGTCGGCGAGGGCCTGGAAGACCGCGCCCGCCGCACCGGCGAAGAAGGCGTCCTGATCGGCGGGCTTGGCGTACCGCAGGTACACCTCGTTGAGCAGCAGCGGGATCGCGTTGTCGGCGCTGAGGGCGTCGCCGCTCGGGAGGGCGACCGGGCCGGTGGTCTGCAGCAGGTATGACAGCACGACCGGGTCGATGGCGAGCACGCCGTCGACGTCGGTGCCTGTCTTCAGCCGGTACATCTCCCGCGCGATCGGAGCGTCGACCGTGAAGTCGGGGATCTGCGTGAGGTTCTGGAAGTATCGCGCCGGCTTGGTGTCGTAGATCTTCGTGACCTCGTCGGGCAGGGCGACGACCGGGTTCGTGAAGCCGCGCGGCAGATCGCCCGACGAGAGCGCGCCGATCAGTGACAGACGTCCGTCATCGGCGCGCAGCACCACCGCGGCGCCGGCGATGCCGCCCAGCGAGCGCCACTCGGCGTTGTTCTGGACGAGCACCAGGTATGTCCGCGGTCCGTTCCGACCGAGCATGTCGGGCAGCAGCCGCGACGTGCGCGACAGGGTGTCCACGGCGGTCGACACGCTCGAGAAGAGATCGTCGGCACGGTCGACGGCCGTGCCGACGACGCCGATCAGCGGGGTGCGGTCGATGTCCTGCACGGCGACGGCGGCGTCGGCTGCGCGCGTCGCGGCATCCTGGGCGGGTGTCACGAGACCCGCGAGGACACTCGTGTCGAGGCGTCCGCCGACGGGGCGCAGACCGTCGATCGACACGTTCTGAGCGGCGGTAGCGAGGGGCAGCAGACTCTCCCGAAGGAGTTCGTCGGATGCCGCGGCCACCGTGCCGAACGCCGCCAGCTGCGGGCCGATCCACGGCGTGTGGCTGGCGAGCGCCCAGACGGGGTCGGAGGTGAGCTGGTGCGCTTCGGACGCGTCGGCGGCCAGCCGTGCCAGCGTCGGCGCAGCGGATGACGGGTCGGCGGCCAGCGCCGCGGTGCTCTGCGCTGCTCCGGTCTGTATCCGCTGCAGATGCTGGTAGGCGAGGGCCCCGCGCACGCCCACCCACACGGCGATCACGACCGCCAGCAGCAGCAGACCGGCGACGGTCCACGCGAAGATGCGGCCCGCGGTGCGCGCCGGGCGGGGGAGTGCGCTCACGCCACGATCCTACGGGGAGGCGCTCAGGCGATCACGCTCGCGCGCTCCCAGCGGTCGCCGCCGGCCAGCTGCGCCTCGTCGGCGGCGGCGGCGGCGGCCGTGATGAGGTCGTCGAGGTCGTAGCCGATGCGCGACACGCTCGCCCAGCCGATGCTGGCCGACAGGCGGACGGCGATCGATTGGTCGGTCGAGACGGTCGCCACACGCTCCAGCAATGCGCGCAGGAGGGGACGGACGGCGGCCTCATGGCGCGGCAGCAGAACGAGCATGCGCGAGGGTTCGAGCCGATCGAGATCGGCCTCGGCGGGGAAGACGGCGGCGACGTCCGACGCGAAGCGCTCGAGGACACGGCTGTACGCCAGCGCGCTGGAGGCTTCGCGCAGCGCGATCGGGTCGTCGAGGCGAACGTCCAGCAGTGACCACCACGCGTCGTCGAATCGCTCCGCGCGGGCGAGTCGGTCACGTGCGATGACTCGGAAGCCGGCGACCGTCGCCGTCACCGAGGTCGGGTTCTCGGCCCGGGTGAGCAGCAGCAGCGTGGTCAAGGCGGTCACGAGCGTGATGGCCGCGACCACCGGGGTGAAGTCTTCCGTCGGAGGGAGGGTGTCGACCAGGCGCAGGCGGTCGCCCACGAGGTCGGTGCAGAGCCACACCAGGGAGAACACCGCCACCAGGCCCGACGACAGGGCGAGCGGGATGATCACGCCGCGTGCTGCCGGGCGCACACCGACGAGTTCGATCGCCGTGGCTGCGGAGATCGCCGCGAACACGACGAGCTCGACGTTGCCGACCGCGTCTTCGGCGGCGGTACCCGAGGTGAGCGCGACGGTCACGATGACCACGAGCGTCACACCGATCATCGCCGACAGCAGGATCGGTCGGCGCCCGCGGCGTGCGCGCAGGCCTACCCACACGAGGCCCAGAGCGAGGAGCATGAGTCCGTCGCTGAGGGCGTCGAGCCAGGCGTTGTCGAGGAGATTGGCGCTGGTCTGCAGGTAGCTCGCGGCCATGGCGGCGATGAATCCGCTGGACCAGATCGCGGCCTCCCGCGACGGCCGCTGCAAGAACCCCAGCCCGATCATGATCGCGGTGCACAGCGTCGTCAAGGCGACCATGACGGTCGAGATGCTCATGCGCTGACCTCCGTCGTGCTCGGACGGTGAGAGCCCCGCAACGGCAGGCGGACGGTCGCGGTCGTGCCGGTGCCGAGCGTGCTCTCCAGACTGATCGTGCCCGCGTTCTCCTCGATGATCTGGCGGGCGATCGACATTCCCAGTCCGGTGCCCGCGATGCCGCTCGCGGTGGCGCTGCGCGCGCGGAAGTAGGGGACGAAGACCCGCTCCAGATCGTCGGCCGCGATCCCGATGCCGGTGTCGGACACCCGCAGCACCGCGTCGTCGCCCTCTGCGGTGGTCATGACCTCGACGCTACCGCCGCGCGGGGTGTACTTGATCGCGTTGCTGATGAGGTTGTCGACGACCTGGCGCAGTCGGAAGCCGTCGCCGGTGATCGGCAGGGGGCGGTCGATGTTCGTCTGCAGGTCGATGTCGGAGGCGGCCGCGGCCGGGGCGAATGCGTCGGCGGTGGCCGCGGCGATGACCGACAGGTCGAATTGGTCGCTCATCTCCGGGGCGCGG
The DNA window shown above is from Microbacterium laevaniformans and carries:
- a CDS encoding fructose 1,6-bisphosphatase, yielding MLPAPSRPPRLRALAVAAAGLVVLTSLTGCTQIASAFNSLQQNAVSTPAPRPAVTQAVSMPYDSKFTYDGSVSLSTDVADGLEVRLDVWAADPKRTQEWAPDNDKTFGFAVNVVDHRVDEKAVLTQKRRVYMSMISITSQVSQSTIGQQQMMSPFQFSADPRTLVPSDTMRSDRGLLLNTFQGGLLVPTTTIHQLPADTYGITLQFALQVWVEGTANTDTSFQQQTVYQVLPIAIFSPTTPTQ
- a CDS encoding glycosyltransferase family 2 protein, which codes for MSTPFDTGRQAAEPQFRAAPFGAPPAPPAQPYGFPVPQESFHAADLTIPEFDDFSSVLEHTSVHRSTIGCVVPAYNEEESIADVLRSLLGQSRVPDVIHVVVNNTSDATVKIASEFSGPHEITTELGEQFTEVFVHDIGKNPDKKVGALNYGYALVEGYDYLLGVDGDTIADRRAVEFLEGEAVGDSRIGGISAIYSIDDRPIKGVIAKFLIAGQRTQFAAFNLQNLLRGRNMAVLGGQFSIFSTTALRDVMKANHQNSPWVKDSEVEDSLLSLQIKSAGYLTKISPFARADVGGMTTLKGYDAQQVKWTYGAIELMWPGQRGDTKGQPFHPNLRLRWFENFSMLTNLFVRVAFLTLLIASLSIDAFVFSPWWLIPPVVATMLNLRVARAMETCNSRDLLFAGLMFPAEIFMWVRISHFLRSWTRFLSRKKVDNWAMQAKAERGGGSIGHWVPFIMLAIVAIAVAVIWNMLDPVVQSAFLWVGWPIVGVVTVIQTVLMSFRLFRRHQGFKV
- a CDS encoding response regulator transcription factor, with amino-acid sequence MIIEDDPDIRHLIVEVLEAAGFSTVSVGNGIDGVRAVLSYQPLVTTLDVNMPGIDGFEAARRIRAQSDTFIIMITGLEEEADVVVGLGSGADDYIVKPFRPRELRARIDSLLRRPRATAGNTPQASAPRQEVGGPSFPGARPGAQRMPDYGMPQAPAAGYGYPPQAPGWPTPVEAQPAGWPPAAPADPPYGFDGVQPSAARARPQEQPAPASAAPVASAAVPAAPAAPAQPIVVPSSVGPQSPGSALAATGGAGEVVAYTGPGWVAHRDLAVNPEQRVAAIAGQELVLTRTEFDLLATLMESKRRVRSKADLTLVLRGESYVTSYFVGEADKRAIEAHMTNLRRKLGDNPANPRYIETVRGVGYRLTAEHAA
- a CDS encoding glycoside hydrolase family 6 protein translates to MSSSPRRRILSPRRVPRRGIVIAVIVLAAVIVVGAIAAVGIAVTQGVHAMLAQPPAVGTTVIAPQQSKARIALENLPMDADATTGTTYLAAQPTAYWLTPERDPIGTVGGTVLDLIAQARDQKRATAMVVYGLPDRDCGNHSAGGLSPADYPRWVAEIGNALKTAPDQQKIIILEPDSIALTSECGDVATRAGFLSGAVDALSSTATWIYIDGGHSAWHSPDEMTQLIRQMGIIDRVRGVATNVSNYQSTYDEFAYAHALSDRLGGAHAIIDTSRNGVATAGGTWCNPSGQRVGDATGTFGDDVVDTNLWIKPPGESDGVCNGGPAAGLWWPAAAAELTGGVR
- a CDS encoding cell wall protein produces the protein MTRSRRRTVDRLARAAGAALVGVVLALAPNAAHASTIYPPVDSCTTSPASITAGGTLSFSCAERTFGADEPVTITVTGQDGANTSFAMVHLAISTGSTTRTSDANGALGEVRIVLPATASGVYNIAAISRSSAGGTASASITGADGLPRTGGDSGQLVGVWVGGGALVLAGAVVLVALAVRRRRDRNDL
- a CDS encoding DUF4012 domain-containing protein, whose product is MSALPRPARTAGRIFAWTVAGLLLLAVVIAVWVGVRGALAYQHLQRIQTGAAQSTAALAADPSSAAPTLARLAADASEAHQLTSDPVWALASHTPWIGPQLAAFGTVAAASDELLRESLLPLATAAQNVSIDGLRPVGGRLDTSVLAGLVTPAQDAATRAADAAVAVQDIDRTPLIGVVGTAVDRADDLFSSVSTAVDTLSRTSRLLPDMLGRNGPRTYLVLVQNNAEWRSLGGIAGAAVVLRADDGRLSLIGALSSGDLPRGFTNPVVALPDEVTKIYDTKPARYFQNLTQIPDFTVDAPIAREMYRLKTGTDVDGVLAIDPVVLSYLLQTTGPVALPSGDALSADNAIPLLLNEVYLRYAKPADQDAFFAGAAGAVFQALADGRGSASGLISALTRAGEEHRLLAWSAHADEQAIIDGTVVSGQLPVTDAHTARFGVFLNDGTGSKMSYYIDPDVSLAWGSCRPGGQSAPRQLTLQLTLTSRAPADAATALPEYITGGGVYGTAPGAAEVVGNIYLPQGFELVSATATNGAGFSGGVHEGRRVLTFGIDLTPGASTGVTVTVRANTAAGDAQAVVTPTADAARAPVVVATCGAG
- a CDS encoding diguanylate cyclase; its protein translation is MSISTVMVALTTLCTAIMIGLGFLQRPSREAAIWSSGFIAAMAASYLQTSANLLDNAWLDALSDGLMLLALGLVWVGLRARRGRRPILLSAMIGVTLVVIVTVALTSGTAAEDAVGNVELVVFAAISAATAIELVGVRPAARGVIIPLALSSGLVAVFSLVWLCTDLVGDRLRLVDTLPPTEDFTPVVAAITLVTALTTLLLLTRAENPTSVTATVAGFRVIARDRLARAERFDDAWWSLLDVRLDDPIALREASSALAYSRVLERFASDVAAVFPAEADLDRLEPSRMLVLLPRHEAAVRPLLRALLERVATVSTDQSIAVRLSASIGWASVSRIGYDLDDLITAAAAAADEAQLAGGDRWERASVIA